The following is a genomic window from Microcoleus sp. FACHB-672.
AAAGTCTTAGCGATCATCCTCGGCGGCGGCGCAGGCACCCGCCTCTATCCACTCACCAAACTACGGGCGAAACCGGCAGTTCCCATTGCCGGCAAATATCGCCTAATTGATATCCCCGTCAGTAACTGCATCAACTCAGAAATCTATAAAATCTACGTCCTTACCCAATTCAATTCAGCCTCCCTCAACCGCCACATCGCCCGTGCTTACTCGTTTTCTGGCTTCACGGAAGGGTTTGTGGAAGTGCTCGCTGCCCAACAAACCGCCGAAAACCCGAACTGGTTCCAGGGAACCGCAGATGCCGTGCGCCAGTATCTGTGGCTAATGCAGGAATGGGATGTTGATGAATACCTCATTCTCTCTGGCGATCACCTCTATCGCATGGACTACCGGCAGTTCGTGGAACGTCACCGCGAAACCGGCGCAGATATCACCCTCTCTGTCTTACCCATCGACGAGAAACGCGCCTCTGATTTTGGCTTATTGAAAATCGACGACAAAGGGCGGGTGATCTCCTTCAGCGAAAAGCCCAAAGGCGACGCCTTGAAAGAAATGCAGGTTGATACTACAACCCTCGGCTTATCACCTGAACAAGCCAAGAAAAGCCCCTATATCGCCTCAATGGGGATTTATGTCTTCAACAGAGATGTCATGGTCAAACTGTTGGAAGAAGCCCCAGATCGGACTGATTTTGGTAAAGAAATCATCCCCGCTTCCGCGAAAGACTACAACGTTCAAGCTTACTTATTCAACGATTACTGGGAAGACATTGGAACCATAGAAGCCTTCTATGAAGCCAACCTGGCTTTAACCAAACAACCGCACCCGGATTTTAGCTTCTACGACGAAAAAGCCCCCATCTACACTCGCGCCCGTTACTTGCCACCTACAAAACTGTTAGATTGTCAAGTCACTGAATCGATGATCGGAGAAGGCTGCATCCTCAA
Proteins encoded in this region:
- a CDS encoding glucose-1-phosphate adenylyltransferase, with protein sequence MKKVLAIILGGGAGTRLYPLTKLRAKPAVPIAGKYRLIDIPVSNCINSEIYKIYVLTQFNSASLNRHIARAYSFSGFTEGFVEVLAAQQTAENPNWFQGTADAVRQYLWLMQEWDVDEYLILSGDHLYRMDYRQFVERHRETGADITLSVLPIDEKRASDFGLLKIDDKGRVISFSEKPKGDALKEMQVDTTTLGLSPEQAKKSPYIASMGIYVFNRDVMVKLLEEAPDRTDFGKEIIPASAKDYNVQAYLFNDYWEDIGTIEAFYEANLALTKQPHPDFSFYDEKAPIYTRARYLPPTKLLDCQVTESMIGEGCILKECRIDHSVLGVRSRVEARCHIEDSLVMGSDFYEPFAERQSGLQKGGVPLGIGSDTTIRRAIVDKNARIGRHVQIINKDRVEEANREDDGFYIRSGIVVVLKNAVIADRTVI